One stretch of Siphonobacter curvatus DNA includes these proteins:
- a CDS encoding redoxin domain-containing protein, with protein MLRYCFTFLLSFLAYTLSAQSGYKITARIQGLRDSTCYLAYYTGLGSGQFFVQDTAKADAQGNVIFTGSQKLPEGLYVISISQWKLFDLIVDADQDFELITDKESIAAGNPPKQMKVVGSMENELFYAFNHQMQSRIEPLQQLRQTAQSDPTAAAKIKAIQKELTEYRKKFIREHAGSFTAQLFKAAAEPEIPPAPLLPNGRPDSTFAYRYYKNHYFDGIDLSDERLLRTPFLQQKLENFFENLVYQSPDSLSKDADKIMSRAKGTEMRRYLAYWMTSRYEQSKVLGVDGFFVHMGEKYYVGEPALWDSSTVTNFKNRIAILKPLLVGKTIPNMYQTDTLGRPMNLHDLKANYTIVFIYSDDCGHCRDSMPKLKAFYQKYKNRGVKIYATDLRRDPKEWRKFIQEFKIQDFTNVIDIHKDPKTAQTVHYTDYLKTFDAQATPTIYVLDKDKKIIARKLPAEELENYFEFMLNQQAKKKS; from the coding sequence ATGCTTCGTTATTGTTTTACCTTTTTACTTAGTTTTCTAGCATATACCCTATCGGCTCAGAGCGGCTATAAAATTACGGCTCGTATTCAGGGCTTACGGGATAGTACCTGCTATCTGGCCTACTATACGGGCCTCGGCAGTGGTCAATTTTTCGTACAGGATACGGCTAAAGCCGATGCTCAGGGCAATGTTATATTCACAGGCTCTCAGAAGCTACCCGAAGGTCTGTACGTCATTTCTATTTCGCAGTGGAAACTATTCGATTTAATTGTCGATGCCGATCAGGACTTTGAACTCATTACCGACAAGGAAAGTATAGCCGCAGGTAATCCGCCCAAGCAGATGAAGGTCGTAGGGTCCATGGAAAATGAACTTTTCTATGCCTTTAACCATCAGATGCAAAGTCGGATCGAACCCTTACAGCAGTTGCGGCAAACGGCTCAGTCAGATCCGACCGCAGCGGCTAAGATCAAAGCGATCCAAAAAGAATTGACGGAGTATCGCAAGAAATTCATTCGCGAACACGCGGGCTCGTTTACGGCTCAGTTATTCAAAGCTGCAGCCGAACCGGAAATTCCCCCGGCCCCACTCCTGCCTAACGGCCGTCCGGATTCTACCTTTGCGTACCGCTATTACAAAAATCATTACTTCGACGGGATTGACCTGAGTGATGAACGGCTCCTGCGGACGCCTTTTCTTCAGCAAAAACTGGAAAATTTCTTCGAAAATCTGGTGTATCAGTCCCCCGACTCGCTGAGTAAAGATGCTGATAAGATCATGAGCCGGGCCAAAGGAACGGAAATGCGTCGGTATTTGGCTTACTGGATGACCAGTCGGTACGAGCAATCAAAAGTATTAGGAGTAGATGGTTTTTTCGTTCACATGGGCGAAAAGTACTACGTGGGCGAACCCGCTCTTTGGGATTCCAGTACGGTGACTAACTTCAAAAACCGCATTGCCATCCTGAAGCCTCTGTTGGTTGGAAAAACCATTCCGAACATGTATCAGACCGATACCTTGGGTCGACCCATGAACCTGCACGATCTTAAAGCCAACTATACCATTGTATTCATTTATTCGGATGACTGCGGACACTGCCGGGATTCCATGCCGAAACTCAAAGCCTTCTATCAGAAGTATAAAAACCGGGGCGTGAAGATCTACGCAACGGATTTACGACGTGACCCGAAGGAATGGCGAAAATTCATCCAGGAGTTCAAGATTCAGGATTTCACGAACGTCATCGATATACACAAAGATCCGAAGACGGCTCAGACCGTCCATTATACTGATTACCTGAAAACCTTTGATGCCCAGGCAACGCCAACCATTTACGTACTGGACAAAGACAAAAAGATTATTGCCCGGAAGCTTCCCGCCGAAGAACTCGAAAACTACTTTGAGTTTATGCTGAATCAGCAGGCCAAGAAAAAATCCTAA